In Verrucomicrobiia bacterium, one genomic interval encodes:
- a CDS encoding class I SAM-dependent methyltransferase produces the protein MSANEPAELEKIYEARFRENKEYRGQIWSVLLAEFFQKFVKPSDHVLDLGCGYGEFINQVQCAKKYAMDLNHDALKYLDKSVTFLEQDCSKHWELPDNSLQVVFTSNFFEHLPDKIALGRTLDEARRCLAPGGRIIAMGPNIKYLPATYWEFWDHHLPLTENSMTEALVTRGFQSELNVAKFLPYTMVNQPRYPIFFLSLYLKLRPAWGFFGKQFLVVARKK, from the coding sequence ATGAGCGCTAACGAACCAGCTGAATTGGAAAAAATCTATGAAGCCCGCTTCCGCGAGAACAAGGAATATCGCGGGCAAATCTGGTCGGTGCTGCTGGCGGAGTTTTTTCAAAAATTCGTGAAGCCCTCCGATCATGTGCTGGATCTGGGCTGCGGTTATGGGGAATTCATCAATCAGGTTCAATGCGCAAAAAAATACGCAATGGACTTGAATCACGATGCGCTTAAGTATCTCGACAAGTCGGTGACATTTCTTGAGCAGGATTGCTCGAAGCATTGGGAGTTGCCGGATAATTCGTTGCAGGTGGTTTTTACGAGCAATTTTTTCGAGCATTTGCCGGACAAAATCGCGCTGGGAAGAACCCTTGATGAAGCGCGTCGCTGCCTTGCGCCGGGCGGACGCATTATTGCGATGGGGCCGAATATCAAATATCTGCCGGCGACTTACTGGGAATTTTGGGACCATCATCTGCCGCTCACCGAAAATTCGATGACCGAGGCGCTGGTGACGCGCGGTTTTCAATCCGAATTGAACGTGGCGAAATTTTTGCCTTACACGATGGTGAATCAGCCACGCTATCCGATTTTCTTTCTCAGCCTGTATCTTAAATTGCGTCCGGCGTGGGGCTTTTTCGGGAAGCAATTCCTGGTCGTGGCGCGCAAAAAGTGA
- a CDS encoding glycosyltransferase family 2 protein, giving the protein MSEGAEKIAPPPLSLLSIVVPARDEEGCIASMVEHLHIELKLHNVPHEIVVVDDGSKDRTWEILSELRNSIPNLCPLQNTGQHGFGRAIFCGLDNMQGDAVVIMMADESDDCRDVVRYWQKLNEGFDCVFGSRFMRGGGVIDYPRVKLMINRMANLFLKVLFQIKLNDTTNAFKCYRRTVIEGCRPLISPHFNLTVEIPLKAIVRGYTWTVMPITWRNRRTGEAKLKIKEMGSRYLFICLYVWLEKYFSRGDYKKK; this is encoded by the coding sequence ATGAGTGAAGGCGCCGAAAAAATCGCGCCGCCGCCGTTGTCGCTGTTGTCCATCGTCGTTCCCGCGCGGGACGAGGAGGGTTGCATCGCTTCCATGGTCGAGCATTTGCATATTGAACTTAAACTTCACAATGTGCCGCACGAAATCGTGGTCGTGGATGATGGCAGCAAGGACCGCACGTGGGAAATCCTCAGCGAGCTTAGGAATTCCATTCCCAATTTGTGCCCGTTGCAGAACACCGGCCAGCATGGGTTCGGCCGCGCGATTTTTTGCGGCCTGGATAATATGCAAGGCGACGCCGTGGTGATCATGATGGCGGACGAATCGGATGACTGCCGCGACGTGGTGCGTTATTGGCAGAAGTTGAACGAGGGGTTCGACTGTGTTTTCGGCAGCCGCTTCATGCGTGGTGGCGGGGTGATTGATTACCCGCGCGTGAAGCTCATGATCAACCGCATGGCGAATTTATTTTTGAAGGTGCTGTTTCAGATCAAATTGAACGACACCACCAATGCCTTCAAATGCTACCGCCGCACGGTGATTGAAGGTTGCCGTCCGCTGATCTCGCCGCATTTTAATTTGACGGTGGAGATTCCGCTCAAGGCGATCGTGCGGGGCTATACCTGGACGGTGATGCCGATCACGTGGCGCAACCGCCGCACCGGCGAAGCGAAATTGAAGATCAAGGAAATGGGCAGCCGCTACCTGTTCATCTGCCTTTATGTATGGCTGGAAAAATATTTCAGCCGCGGTGATTATAAAAAGAAATGA
- a CDS encoding glycosyltransferase family 4 protein has product MRFLMLNWRDPKNPISGGAERVTLAYLAALQKRGHEVFWFANAFPGGSREETIEGVRIVRGGGMGTSILKAIDWYRRQPKFDLVMDQHHGIPWYAPWWCKTNCAAYIHEVLGPIWSAFYPWPISMIGRWQEKWTHWFYRKVPFWTASSCTREILLSHGVKSVKMIPYGVYTVALASLPEKTLELPLRLVVVSRLAPNKRIDHAVRTVKCLVDRGVDVRLTIVGTGEVDALLRKLVAELQLGERVVFTGGLSEADKDAELRRAHFLLHTSLREGWGLNVVEANAMGTPGAVYPVAGLIESTLHDETGIISKAETPESLAEGLVEILKSPEKYARYRVAAWERAKTLHWDRVLPLASEWLEQQARGR; this is encoded by the coding sequence ATGCGATTTCTGATGTTGAACTGGCGCGATCCGAAGAACCCGATTTCCGGCGGCGCGGAACGGGTGACGCTTGCATATCTCGCCGCATTGCAAAAGCGCGGCCACGAAGTCTTCTGGTTTGCGAATGCTTTCCCTGGCGGTTCGCGCGAAGAAACCATCGAGGGTGTGCGCATCGTGCGCGGCGGCGGCATGGGCACTTCCATACTGAAGGCGATTGATTGGTATCGCCGCCAGCCGAAATTCGATCTGGTGATGGACCAGCACCACGGCATTCCCTGGTATGCGCCGTGGTGGTGCAAAACGAATTGTGCCGCTTACATCCACGAAGTGCTTGGACCCATTTGGAGCGCTTTTTATCCGTGGCCGATTTCGATGATCGGCCGCTGGCAGGAAAAATGGACGCATTGGTTTTATCGCAAAGTGCCATTCTGGACGGCCAGTTCCTGCACGCGGGAAATTCTTTTATCGCACGGCGTCAAGTCCGTGAAAATGATTCCTTACGGCGTCTATACTGTTGCGCTGGCGTCCTTGCCAGAGAAAACGCTGGAGCTGCCCTTGCGGCTGGTGGTCGTTTCGCGACTCGCGCCGAACAAGCGCATTGATCACGCCGTTCGCACCGTGAAATGCCTGGTGGACCGTGGCGTGGATGTGCGGTTGACGATTGTCGGGACGGGTGAAGTGGATGCCCTGTTGCGGAAGTTGGTGGCCGAATTGCAACTGGGCGAACGCGTGGTTTTTACCGGTGGGCTTTCCGAGGCGGACAAGGATGCGGAATTGCGGCGCGCGCATTTTTTGCTGCACACCTCCCTGCGCGAAGGCTGGGGCCTAAACGTCGTCGAAGCCAATGCAATGGGTACACCGGGCGCGGTGTACCCGGTGGCGGGCCTGATCGAATCCACGTTGCACGACGAAACTGGAATTATTTCCAAGGCGGAAACACCGGAGTCGCTCGCGGAGGGGTTGGTGGAGATTTTGAAATCGCCGGAGAAATATGCGCGCTATCGGGTTGCGGCGTGGGAACGGGCGAAGACGTTGCATTGGGACCGGGTGTTGCCGCTGGCGAGCGAATGGCTGGAGCAACAAGCGCGCGGCAGATGA
- a CDS encoding cohesin domain-containing protein: MLFLPGMAAAAPLIAIAATNGVPGTTVQVPVLLATDTNLLSAEFDLRFNSKSLTASPPVAGDAVADHMVASCEVKSGVLRVAINSFSHAQLKDGVLVFVPMTIATNAFLGKETLVFTNVALFGAGKDPVRPISIMNGTLTIMKPVHIGMAVTNAAAQGEAHGVAAE; encoded by the coding sequence ATGCTTTTTCTGCCCGGCATGGCTGCCGCCGCGCCCTTGATCGCGATCGCCGCGACCAACGGAGTTCCAGGCACGACCGTGCAAGTGCCGGTCCTGCTGGCAACCGATACCAATCTCTTGTCGGCAGAATTCGACCTGCGCTTTAATTCAAAATCCCTGACCGCCAGTCCGCCAGTTGCGGGTGACGCCGTCGCCGACCACATGGTGGCATCGTGTGAAGTGAAGTCCGGCGTCCTGCGCGTGGCGATCAATTCATTTTCCCATGCGCAGTTGAAAGACGGCGTGCTGGTCTTTGTGCCGATGACCATCGCGACGAACGCGTTCCTGGGAAAAGAGACTTTGGTGTTCACCAATGTGGCCTTGTTTGGCGCCGGCAAAGATCCGGTCCGGCCCATCAGCATAATGAACGGAACGCTGACGATTATGAAACCGGTGCATATCGGGATGGCAGTGACAAATGCAGCCGCACAAGGAGAGGCGCATGGCGTCGCCGCGGAGTAA
- the gmd gene encoding GDP-mannose 4,6-dehydratase, translated as MSKKALITGITGQDGSYMAEFLLSKGYEVHGIIRRASTFNTGRLDSIYADQHSGKSRLFLHYGDLSDASALARLVGQIQPDETYNLAAQSHVRVSFDSPEYTTDITATGTIRLLEAIRETGVKSRFYQASSSEMYGLVQEVPQKETTPFYPRSPYGCAKVYSYWITVNYRESYGMHASNGILFNHESPRRGETFVTRKITRAVAQIKAGLQDKLYLGNLDAKRDWGHAREYVQAMWLMLQQDTPDDYVIATNETHSIREFLDHAFGHVGLDWNKYVEIDPRYYRPAEVELLIGDYSKAKRKLGWEPKIKFKDLVIDMVDADVKLLQDHLEGKIKVKG; from the coding sequence ATGTCGAAAAAAGCGTTAATCACTGGCATCACCGGACAGGACGGCTCTTACATGGCCGAGTTTCTTCTTAGCAAAGGTTATGAAGTCCACGGCATCATCCGCCGCGCGAGCACTTTCAACACCGGCCGCCTCGATTCCATTTACGCCGATCAACATTCCGGCAAGAGCCGTTTGTTTTTGCATTACGGCGACCTGAGCGATGCCAGCGCGCTCGCGCGTCTCGTCGGCCAGATCCAGCCGGACGAAACTTATAATCTCGCCGCGCAAAGCCATGTGCGCGTCAGTTTTGACAGCCCGGAATATACGACCGACATCACGGCGACCGGCACCATTCGCCTGCTCGAAGCCATCCGTGAGACCGGCGTGAAATCACGTTTCTACCAGGCATCTTCCAGCGAAATGTACGGCCTCGTGCAGGAAGTTCCCCAGAAGGAAACGACGCCATTTTATCCGCGCAGTCCGTACGGGTGCGCCAAGGTTTATTCTTATTGGATCACGGTGAATTATCGCGAGTCGTACGGCATGCACGCCAGCAACGGCATCCTTTTCAACCACGAATCTCCGCGCCGCGGCGAGACTTTCGTCACGCGCAAAATCACCCGCGCCGTCGCCCAGATCAAGGCGGGGTTGCAGGACAAACTTTACCTCGGCAACCTCGATGCCAAGCGCGATTGGGGCCACGCTCGCGAATATGTCCAGGCCATGTGGCTCATGCTGCAGCAGGACACGCCCGATGATTATGTCATCGCCACGAACGAGACGCATTCCATCCGCGAATTTCTCGATCACGCGTTCGGCCACGTCGGCCTCGACTGGAACAAATACGTGGAGATTGATCCGCGCTATTATCGCCCGGCGGAAGTGGAATTGCTCATCGGCGATTACAGCAAGGCCAAAAGGAAATTGGGCTGGGAGCCGAAAATCAAATTCAAAGACCTCGTCATTGACATGGTGGATGCCGACGTGAAATTGCTGCAGGATCATCTCGAAGGCAAAATCAAAGTCAAAGGCTGA
- a CDS encoding GDP-mannose 4,6-dehydratase — protein MTRALITGITGQDGSYLTELLLEKGYEVHGVVRRTSSLDRSRLQQLYQDPKTYGHRLFLHYADLDDPTSMRRTLAKSAPDEVYHLAGQSHVGLSFEIPESTCEMTAMGTLRLLEMLRDLPKAPRFFHAASSEIFGRPAASPQDEETPMAPVNPYGCAKAFARQMVVIYRETHGLFACNGIMYNHESPRRGENFVTRKICRAAASIKLGLQKELVLGDTTAQRDWGHARDYVRGMWMTLQHAKPEDFVFATGKLHTVQDVVETAFSVVQLHWRDCLKQDPRFMRPAEPLHLSGNPAKAKRLLNWEPQTTFVQLITEMTQAELHALSAH, from the coding sequence ATGACCCGCGCGCTGATTACCGGCATCACTGGGCAGGACGGTTCGTACCTGACCGAGTTGCTGCTCGAAAAAGGGTATGAAGTCCACGGCGTCGTGCGCCGGACCAGCAGCCTGGATCGCTCGCGCCTTCAACAACTTTATCAGGATCCAAAAACTTACGGTCATCGCCTTTTTCTGCATTACGCGGACTTGGACGATCCGACCTCGATGCGGCGCACCCTCGCGAAATCCGCGCCGGACGAAGTTTATCATCTCGCGGGCCAAAGCCATGTCGGTTTAAGTTTTGAAATTCCTGAGTCCACTTGCGAAATGACCGCGATGGGAACCCTGCGATTGCTCGAAATGTTGCGCGACCTGCCCAAGGCCCCGCGATTTTTTCACGCGGCTTCGAGTGAAATTTTTGGCCGCCCCGCCGCTTCGCCGCAAGATGAAGAAACGCCGATGGCGCCGGTGAATCCTTACGGCTGCGCCAAGGCCTTCGCGCGGCAAATGGTCGTCATCTATCGCGAGACGCACGGGCTCTTCGCCTGCAACGGCATCATGTATAATCATGAGTCTCCGCGGCGCGGTGAAAATTTTGTGACGCGAAAAATCTGCCGCGCCGCCGCTTCGATCAAGCTCGGCTTGCAAAAGGAATTGGTGCTTGGCGATACCACCGCCCAGCGCGATTGGGGCCATGCCCGCGATTACGTGCGCGGCATGTGGATGACGCTGCAACATGCCAAACCGGAAGATTTTGTTTTTGCGACCGGCAAATTGCACACCGTCCAGGACGTGGTTGAAACGGCTTTCAGCGTCGTGCAACTCCACTGGCGCGATTGCCTCAAACAGGATCCGCGCTTCATGCGTCCCGCCGAACCCCTGCACCTGAGCGGCAACCCTGCCAAAGCCAAACGTCTTTTGAATTGGGAACCGCAAACCACCTTCGTCCAACTCATCACGGAGATGACGCAGGCGGAGCTTCACGCTTTGTCAGCCCATTAA
- a CDS encoding adenylyltransferase/cytidyltransferase family protein has product MISWDALPAWRAGLRERGVKLVVTNGCFDILHLGHVTYLEGARNLGDALLVGVNSDAAVRELKGSQRPVNSEADRSAVLAALESVNGVCIFTEKTATHFLKLAQPDVYVKGGDYTLETLNQDERRAVEEAGGKIIIVPIVPGKSTTSLLQKISRL; this is encoded by the coding sequence ATGATTTCGTGGGACGCGTTGCCTGCGTGGCGCGCCGGGTTGCGTGAACGCGGCGTGAAACTGGTCGTGACCAACGGTTGTTTTGATATTTTGCATCTCGGTCATGTGACTTATCTCGAAGGCGCGCGCAATCTCGGCGACGCACTTTTGGTGGGCGTGAACAGTGATGCCGCCGTGCGCGAACTTAAAGGTTCGCAACGTCCAGTAAATTCCGAAGCCGATCGCTCCGCCGTTTTGGCCGCACTGGAAAGTGTGAATGGCGTTTGCATCTTCACCGAAAAAACCGCGACGCATTTTCTCAAGCTCGCGCAGCCGGACGTTTACGTAAAGGGCGGCGACTACACGCTCGAGACATTGAACCAGGATGAACGCCGCGCTGTGGAAGAAGCGGGAGGAAAAATTATTATCGTGCCCATTGTCCCCGGCAAATCCACGACCTCACTGTTGCAAAAAATTTCGCGCCTGTAA
- a CDS encoding class I SAM-dependent methyltransferase, whose protein sequence is MGRNIGRRGERMLRSWRVTNKFFVAGEERAARVQDLFAAVAPRYDLINDLQSFGLHRYWKRRVLTLATVRPGMRALDLCCGTGDIALALAREGAEVVGLDFSAPMLAVAQQRLENSCAQKNSSVQFLQGDAQHIPFPDASFDIVTIGYGLRNLANLDAGLREIQRVARPGARLLALDFGRPDNALWREIYFAYLGKFVPWMGRIFCGDPDTHSYILESLLHYAGQHGVAARMEALGLINTRIINFMGGVMSINYAEKPR, encoded by the coding sequence ATGGGAAGAAACATTGGGCGGCGCGGCGAGCGTATGTTACGGTCGTGGCGCGTGACGAATAAATTTTTCGTGGCGGGAGAAGAACGCGCGGCGCGGGTGCAAGACCTGTTCGCGGCGGTGGCGCCTCGTTACGACTTGATCAATGACTTGCAAAGTTTTGGACTGCATCGTTATTGGAAACGGCGCGTGCTCACGCTGGCCACAGTGCGTCCGGGTATGCGCGCGCTTGATTTGTGTTGCGGGACGGGAGACATCGCCCTGGCTTTGGCTCGCGAAGGCGCGGAAGTTGTGGGCTTGGATTTCAGCGCGCCCATGCTCGCCGTGGCGCAGCAACGACTGGAAAATTCCTGCGCGCAAAAAAATTCTTCCGTGCAATTTTTGCAAGGTGATGCGCAACACATTCCTTTCCCGGACGCGAGCTTCGATATCGTGACCATCGGTTACGGCTTGCGCAACCTCGCGAACCTCGATGCCGGTTTGCGCGAAATCCAGCGCGTCGCCCGGCCCGGCGCGAGATTGCTGGCGCTGGATTTTGGGCGGCCGGATAACGCGCTCTGGCGCGAAATTTATTTTGCGTATCTCGGAAAATTCGTGCCGTGGATGGGCCGGATTTTTTGCGGCGATCCCGACACACACAGTTACATTCTTGAATCCCTGTTGCATTACGCCGGGCAACACGGCGTCGCGGCGCGGATGGAGGCGCTCGGCCTGATAAACACGCGCATCATCAATTTCATGGGTGGCGTGATGAGCATCAATTACGCGGAGAAACCGCGATGA
- a CDS encoding response regulator, with protein sequence MKLFGKWRNEPVAQPKEELPFVGSGGVAPGDRHAQPGIGSGRKILVVDDNPVVLKAFELKLKALGFTVLTATEGATAVSTARAEQPDLIVLDINFPPDVGSAGLQWNGFNIMQWMQRFQEAAGIPVIIITGSDPERFRERALAAGAVAFFQKPINNEEFLLTVRRVLGGQNEAKAKTA encoded by the coding sequence ATGAAATTGTTTGGAAAATGGCGCAATGAACCGGTGGCCCAGCCTAAAGAAGAATTGCCTTTCGTGGGCAGCGGCGGCGTAGCCCCGGGCGATCGCCACGCGCAACCCGGCATCGGTTCCGGCCGCAAAATCCTCGTCGTGGATGACAATCCCGTCGTGCTCAAAGCTTTTGAACTCAAATTAAAAGCGCTCGGCTTCACCGTGCTCACCGCCACCGAAGGCGCCACCGCCGTCAGCACCGCCCGCGCCGAACAACCCGACCTCATCGTGCTCGATATTAATTTCCCGCCCGACGTCGGCTCCGCCGGCCTCCAGTGGAACGGCTTCAACATCATGCAATGGATGCAACGCTTTCAGGAAGCCGCCGGCATTCCCGTCATCATCATCACCGGCAGCGATCCCGAACGCTTCCGCGAACGCGCCCTCGCCGCCGGCGCCGTCGCCTTCTTCCAAAAGCCCATCAACAACGAAGAATTCCTCCTCACCGTACGCCGCGTCCTCGGCGGCCAAAACGAAGCGAAAGCAAAAACCGCGTAA
- a CDS encoding glutaminyl-peptide cyclotransferase: MQRRLTTAVLFFHDALHAQLELPTPAKSATPVPMKFASAFFRPRLPALLAIATLFLLATGCDNSPAPAPLLPAPTPSGNFETYQIIRTFPHDRDAFTQGLLYLNGVLYESTGLYGQSTLRKVDLQTGKVLQHIDIPPEYFAEGLAELNGKLYQLTWQHHLAFRYDLQTFALEMQYTYPGEGWGLTTDGRSLILSDGTPQIRFLEPLTFQATRTIQVTDAGRPVGNLNELEYIKGEIYANIWMTDYVVRIDPATGHVLGTIDFSGLLQPTDRDTNTDVLNGIAYDPATDRLFITGKKWPKLFEVKIKKN; the protein is encoded by the coding sequence ATGCAACGGCGGCTTACCACCGCCGTTCTTTTTTTTCACGACGCCCTCCACGCACAGCTTGAATTGCCAACCCCCGCAAAATCAGCTACACCAGTCCCGATGAAATTCGCATCCGCATTCTTCCGGCCACGCCTCCCCGCGCTGCTCGCCATCGCCACCCTATTTCTCCTCGCCACCGGCTGCGATAACTCCCCCGCGCCCGCGCCACTCCTCCCCGCGCCCACACCCTCCGGAAACTTCGAGACCTACCAAATCATCCGCACATTCCCCCACGATCGCGATGCATTCACGCAAGGCCTCCTCTACCTCAACGGCGTCCTCTACGAAAGCACCGGCCTCTACGGCCAATCCACCCTCCGCAAAGTAGACCTCCAAACCGGTAAAGTCCTCCAACACATAGACATACCACCCGAATACTTCGCCGAAGGCCTTGCCGAACTCAACGGCAAACTCTACCAACTCACGTGGCAACACCATCTTGCCTTCCGCTACGACCTCCAAACCTTCGCCCTCGAAATGCAATACACCTATCCCGGCGAAGGCTGGGGCCTCACCACCGACGGCCGCTCCCTCATCCTCAGCGACGGCACCCCCCAAATCCGCTTCCTCGAGCCCCTTACCTTCCAAGCCACCCGCACCATCCAAGTCACCGACGCCGGCCGCCCCGTCGGCAACCTCAACGAACTCGAATACATCAAAGGCGAAATCTACGCCAACATCTGGATGACCGACTACGTCGTCCGCATAGACCCCGCCACCGGCCACGTCCTCGGAACCATAGACTTCAGCGGCCTACTGCAACCCACCGACCGCGACACCAACACCGACGTCCTCAACGGCATCGCCTACGACCCCGCCACCGACCGCCTCTTCATCACCGGCAAAAAATGGCCAAAACTCTTCGAAGTCAAAATCAAAAAAAATTGA